The following are from one region of the Corallincola holothuriorum genome:
- a CDS encoding TetR/AcrR family transcriptional regulator — protein MKTKDRIIQASLELFNKHGERAMTTNHIAAHLGISPGNLYYHFRNKEDIIRRIFKEYVAHIGRSFQPRDDGNVSLEVMMTYLDEIFESMWRFRFFYSNLPELLSRDPELQIQYLPLQEKLAQRVIAILSMLKQAGALNVEEQDLEDLAHTVKIVVTFWISYQTTQAPEEQITKATIYHGVLKVLFILKPYFAEEYLPSLERLQKHYRKLADIRQEAEKVVFP, from the coding sequence ATGAAAACTAAAGACCGTATCATTCAAGCCAGTCTTGAATTGTTCAATAAGCATGGCGAGCGCGCCATGACTACCAATCATATAGCAGCGCATTTAGGTATTAGCCCTGGCAACCTTTATTACCATTTTAGGAATAAAGAAGACATCATTCGCCGCATATTTAAAGAATATGTCGCACATATAGGTCGTAGTTTTCAGCCCCGTGATGATGGTAATGTTTCGCTTGAAGTGATGATGACCTACCTCGATGAGATCTTCGAGAGCATGTGGCGTTTTCGCTTCTTCTATAGCAATCTGCCTGAGCTGCTGAGTCGTGATCCTGAATTGCAGATCCAATACCTGCCGTTACAGGAAAAATTGGCGCAGCGGGTGATCGCGATTTTGTCGATGCTGAAGCAGGCGGGGGCACTGAATGTCGAAGAGCAAGATCTTGAAGACTTGGCACATACGGTAAAGATCGTCGTCACCTTCTGGATCAGCTACCAAACCACGCAAGCCCCAGAGGAACAGATCACCAAAGCCACTATTTATCATGGCGTTTTAAAGGTGCTGTTTATTCTCAAACCCTATTTTGCAGAAGAGTACCTGCCATCCCTGGAGCGCTTGCAAAAACACTATCGCAAGTTGGCCGACATCCGGCAGGAAGCGGAAAAAGTGGTGTTCCCTTAA
- a CDS encoding sulfurtransferase: MSSLTMSDRSPLISAAGLAKRISEASLILLDATMLMPTPQGRAVYQPTERIANARYFNFDTEICDSSNPLPHMMPSAEQFQAQVRALGVNDDSHIVVYDTLGLFSAARAWWMFRAMGHKHVSVLDGGLPAWKRAGLPTEHYPLKATICPGDFTAKPQPKLFCAANEVLAALQQSGIKVVDARGAERFSGTAPEPRAGMRSGHMPNAVNLPYASLLDTDGCLKPQAELAASFAKQVGNAERYIFSCGSGVTACILALVAEVLGYQNLSIYDGSWSEWGASAELPVVSD; encoded by the coding sequence ATGTCTAGTCTAACCATGAGCGATAGATCCCCATTGATTAGCGCGGCTGGATTAGCCAAGCGGATCTCCGAAGCTAGCCTTATTCTGTTGGACGCCACCATGTTGATGCCTACGCCTCAGGGAAGGGCTGTGTATCAACCGACAGAGCGTATCGCTAATGCCCGTTACTTCAATTTTGATACCGAGATCTGTGATAGCTCAAATCCATTACCCCATATGATGCCCAGTGCTGAACAGTTTCAGGCGCAAGTGCGCGCGCTGGGGGTTAATGATGACAGTCATATCGTCGTCTACGACACCCTCGGGCTGTTTTCTGCTGCACGCGCCTGGTGGATGTTCCGCGCCATGGGGCATAAGCATGTTTCTGTTTTAGACGGCGGTTTACCGGCTTGGAAGCGCGCGGGGTTACCGACGGAGCACTATCCATTAAAGGCAACAATTTGCCCTGGGGATTTCACTGCCAAACCGCAACCCAAGCTATTTTGCGCTGCCAATGAGGTGTTGGCCGCGTTACAACAATCAGGGATAAAAGTGGTGGATGCCCGAGGGGCTGAACGCTTCTCTGGTACTGCGCCCGAACCACGAGCAGGCATGCGCAGTGGTCATATGCCCAATGCCGTGAATCTGCCGTATGCGTCGCTGTTGGATACCGACGGTTGTTTAAAGCCGCAAGCAGAGTTAGCAGCGTCGTTTGCCAAGCAGGTGGGGAATGCTGAACGGTATATCTTTAGTTGTGGCTCTGGGGTGACCGCGTGCATTCTGGCGCTGGTGGCGGAGGTTCTTGGCTATCAGAACCTCTCTATTTACGATGGTTCTTGGAGTGAATGGGGCGCAAGTGCGGAGTTGCCAGTGGTGTCAGACTGA
- a CDS encoding PEP-CTERM sorting domain-containing protein: MKKLLIATALFAASSLQNAFAFPIADTGDGLKVIVGETGSVVATYLGNSADYSNDLYLMLDDFGNPGDDGDLSNDMFIFNNHTSPVNSTVDLGIFNAGAELIFRLFVNDTGFNYFTGPEDRNPDNRFHARVEQDWQPDETLVSFEDLYGGPFDFNDLSFAFTNTRTEVPAPATLALVGLGLLGFAGARRRK; encoded by the coding sequence ATGAAAAAGCTCTTGATAGCCACTGCGCTATTTGCAGCTAGCAGTCTGCAAAACGCATTTGCATTCCCCATCGCCGACACGGGCGACGGTTTAAAAGTCATTGTTGGCGAAACCGGCTCTGTGGTCGCCACTTACCTCGGTAACTCAGCCGATTACAGCAACGATCTGTATCTGATGTTGGATGATTTCGGTAATCCAGGCGATGACGGCGACCTGAGCAACGATATGTTTATTTTCAATAATCATACATCGCCAGTTAACTCTACCGTCGACTTGGGTATCTTTAACGCGGGTGCAGAGCTGATCTTCCGTCTGTTTGTCAATGACACCGGCTTTAACTACTTCACCGGTCCCGAAGATCGTAACCCAGACAATCGTTTCCATGCGCGAGTTGAACAGGATTGGCAGCCAGATGAAACCTTAGTCAGTTTTGAAGATCTGTACGGCGGTCCGTTCGATTTCAATGACCTCAGCTTTGCATTTACCAACACCCGAACTGAAGTACCTGCACCAGCGACGCTGGCACTGGTAGGTTTGGGCTTACTGGGTTTTGCAGGTGCTCGTCGCCGTAAATAA
- a CDS encoding cytochrome d ubiquinol oxidase subunit II, with protein sequence MIPADWLPVIFVGLMGLAVLIYAMLDGYDLGVGIMLPLDNETQADSMIASIGPFWDANETWLVLAIGLLLIAFPQAHSVVLRELYIPAAIMLIGLIMRGVAFDFRAKVAVANKPIWDKSFKLGSLITALAQGYMLGMYVMGFEQSITAYLFSGLAAFGVAAAYCYIGAAWLVMKTSDDLQLRAARWARRAGWICFAGVAAVCAMNPLVNPEILARWLSFPNALFVWAIPVVCFALFAIIDQVLKRFPLPDDKGCWLPFVGAMFIFLFCFSGLGYSFFPYIVPGQMTIWESASAPESLQFILWGAIVVVPVILLYTIFSYRVFWGKVQDLKYY encoded by the coding sequence ATGATCCCTGCAGATTGGTTACCCGTCATCTTCGTTGGCCTGATGGGGCTTGCGGTACTTATCTATGCCATGTTGGATGGTTACGACCTTGGTGTCGGCATCATGCTGCCGTTGGATAACGAAACTCAGGCGGACAGCATGATCGCTTCCATTGGGCCATTTTGGGATGCTAATGAAACCTGGCTGGTACTGGCTATCGGCCTACTCTTGATCGCATTTCCACAAGCCCATTCGGTGGTACTAAGGGAGTTATATATTCCAGCAGCCATTATGTTGATCGGCCTGATCATGCGCGGTGTGGCTTTTGACTTTAGAGCCAAGGTCGCCGTTGCCAATAAACCTATATGGGATAAGAGCTTTAAACTAGGTTCACTGATCACTGCGCTGGCACAAGGCTATATGCTGGGTATGTATGTGATGGGCTTTGAACAGAGCATCACCGCCTACCTGTTTAGTGGCCTTGCCGCATTTGGTGTGGCCGCCGCCTACTGCTATATCGGCGCGGCTTGGCTGGTGATGAAAACCAGTGACGACTTACAACTCAGAGCCGCTCGCTGGGCACGACGCGCCGGATGGATCTGCTTCGCGGGTGTTGCCGCCGTGTGCGCCATGAATCCTCTGGTGAACCCTGAGATATTAGCCCGCTGGCTAAGCTTCCCCAATGCGCTATTTGTTTGGGCAATACCGGTGGTTTGCTTTGCCCTGTTCGCCATTATCGATCAGGTGCTAAAACGCTTCCCGCTGCCGGATGACAAAGGTTGTTGGCTGCCGTTTGTTGGCGCCATGTTTATCTTCCTGTTCTGTTTTAGTGGCCTTGGGTACAGTTTCTTCCCCTATATTGTGCCGGGACAAATGACGATTTGGGAATCGGCAAGTGCACCAGAATCACTGCAATTCATTCTTTGGGGAGCCATTGTCGTTGTTCCTGTCATTTTGCTTTACACGATATTTTCCTACCGCGTGTTTTGGGGCAAGGTGCAAGATCTCAAGTACTACTAG